A single region of the Thioalkalivibrio nitratireducens DSM 14787 genome encodes:
- a CDS encoding addiction module antidote protein, whose product MTVKLSRWDSAEYLTTEEDIQAYLEAVLEEGGDDPAYMIHALGVIARAKNMSQLAREAGISREGLYKALSEEGNPTFATVAKIARALGLQIKFQTAA is encoded by the coding sequence ATGACCGTTAAGCTAAGTCGTTGGGATTCGGCTGAATATTTGACAACAGAGGAAGATATCCAAGCCTACCTGGAAGCTGTCTTAGAAGAAGGGGGTGATGATCCTGCTTATATGATCCATGCTCTCGGAGTGATCGCGCGAGCGAAGAACATGAGCCAGCTAGCCAGGGAAGCTGGCATTTCCAGAGAGGGGCTTTATAAAGCCCTATCTGAAGAAGGGAACCCCACTTTTGCAACAGTGGCCAAAATCGCCAGAGCGTTGGGGTTGCAAATCAAGTTTCAAACGGCTGCATAA
- a CDS encoding type II toxin-antitoxin system RelE/ParE family toxin, producing MLEVYKTEEFARWFRKLRDRQAKARIQARIDRLEQGNFGDVESVGDGIHELRIFCGPGYRVYFTQLSSVIVILLTGGDKGSQSKDIAKAKELAQKLEAQ from the coding sequence ATGCTGGAAGTCTATAAGACAGAAGAGTTCGCCCGCTGGTTCAGGAAGCTTCGGGACCGTCAGGCCAAGGCGCGAATTCAAGCTCGAATTGACCGACTTGAACAGGGTAATTTTGGCGATGTCGAGTCGGTTGGAGACGGTATCCATGAGCTACGCATATTCTGTGGCCCCGGGTATAGAGTCTACTTCACCCAACTCTCTTCAGTTATCGTGATTCTTCTAACGGGCGGCGATAAAGGCTCCCAAAGCAAAGATATCGCGAAAGCGAAAGAATTGGCCCAGAAATTGGAGGCGCAATAA
- a CDS encoding copper resistance protein NlpE N-terminal domain-containing protein, which produces MRRVGRSPVHPLEDLPTTFEETLPCTDCPGIDFHLNLREDGVYFLRETYQDREGRIRPLRAPSRSSPRCRAGLPRG; this is translated from the coding sequence ATGCGCCGGGTCGGTCGTTCCCCCGTGCACCCGCTGGAGGATCTCCCGACGACGTTCGAGGAAACGCTGCCCTGCACCGATTGCCCAGGTATCGATTTTCACTTGAATCTTCGGGAGGACGGTGTCTACTTCCTACGTGAAACCTACCAGGATCGCGAGGGTCGTATCAGGCCCCTCCGAGCTCCTTCTCGATCTTCGCCCAGGTGTCGCGCAGGGTTACCGCGCGGTTGA
- a CDS encoding glutamine--tRNA ligase/YqeY domain fusion protein has protein sequence MNHPEPTSAPAHFILNRIRKEVDAGLYSRVVTRFPPEPNGYLHIGHAKSIVLNFSMAAAFGGYTNLRFDDTNPAKEEQRFIDSIKEDVRWLGYEWENECFASDYFEALFGYALHLVDHGLAYVDGQDADTIRAQRGTLTEPGVNSPDRDRPPAESRDLLERMRAGEFPDGRYVLRAKIDMASPNINLRDPVLYRIRRQHHHRTGDDWVLYPTYDFAHGQSDAIEHITHSLCTMEFEDHRPLYDWLLEHLPVPSRPQQIEFAKLNIDFTVLSKRRLTRLVDEGQVAGWDDPRMPTLAGLRRRGFTPVSIRNFCNEIGVTKSEGIIPYGVLERHLRDDLNVHAPRRMAVLRPLKVVLTNFPENETEWFDAANHPQNPEMGSRRVPMTREIFIERDDFMEDAPKKFFRLKPSGEVRLRNAFIVRCDEVVKNDAGDVTELRCSLDPESRTGQPNAERKVKGTIHWVSAQHAIPAEVRLYDRLFNVPHPSGDKERDFIEHLNPASLEILDTAWLEPTLADAPPGQPFQFERLGYFAPDLDSTPEQPIFNRAVTLRDTWAKIEKELGGA, from the coding sequence ATGAACCACCCGGAACCGACGAGCGCGCCGGCACATTTCATCCTCAACCGCATTCGCAAGGAGGTCGACGCGGGGCTGTACAGCCGGGTGGTCACCCGCTTCCCGCCGGAACCCAACGGATACCTGCATATCGGCCACGCGAAGTCGATCGTGCTGAACTTCTCAATGGCTGCAGCCTTCGGGGGTTACACCAACCTTCGGTTCGACGACACCAACCCGGCGAAGGAGGAACAGCGTTTCATCGACTCGATCAAGGAGGATGTGCGCTGGCTGGGGTACGAGTGGGAAAACGAGTGTTTCGCCTCGGACTACTTCGAGGCGCTGTTCGGCTACGCGCTGCACCTGGTCGATCACGGCCTCGCCTATGTCGACGGACAGGACGCAGACACCATCCGCGCACAGCGCGGCACGCTGACCGAACCGGGGGTCAACAGTCCCGACCGCGATCGCCCGCCCGCCGAGAGCCGCGACCTGCTCGAGCGCATGCGCGCCGGCGAGTTTCCGGACGGGCGCTATGTGCTGCGCGCGAAGATCGACATGGCGTCGCCGAACATCAATTTGCGCGACCCGGTACTGTACCGGATCCGCCGGCAACACCATCATCGCACCGGCGACGACTGGGTGCTCTACCCGACCTACGATTTCGCCCACGGCCAGAGCGATGCGATCGAGCACATCACGCACTCGCTGTGCACGATGGAGTTTGAGGACCACCGCCCGCTGTACGACTGGCTGCTCGAGCACCTGCCGGTACCGTCACGGCCGCAGCAAATCGAGTTCGCGAAGCTCAACATCGATTTCACCGTGCTTTCGAAGCGCCGGCTGACCCGGCTGGTCGACGAAGGCCAAGTCGCCGGCTGGGACGACCCGCGCATGCCAACGCTGGCGGGGCTGCGCCGGCGTGGCTTCACCCCGGTGTCGATTCGCAATTTCTGCAACGAGATCGGCGTCACCAAGTCCGAGGGGATCATTCCCTACGGCGTACTCGAGCGGCATTTGCGCGACGACCTGAACGTTCACGCGCCGCGCCGGATGGCCGTGCTGCGGCCGCTCAAGGTCGTGCTGACAAACTTCCCCGAGAACGAGACCGAGTGGTTCGACGCGGCCAACCACCCGCAGAACCCCGAGATGGGTTCCCGCCGGGTACCGATGACCCGCGAGATCTTCATCGAACGCGACGACTTCATGGAAGACGCGCCGAAGAAATTCTTCCGCCTGAAGCCCAGCGGCGAGGTGCGCCTGCGCAACGCGTTCATCGTCCGCTGCGACGAGGTCGTGAAGAACGACGCCGGCGACGTGACCGAACTGCGCTGCAGCCTCGACCCGGAGTCGCGCACCGGGCAGCCGAACGCCGAGCGCAAGGTCAAGGGCACGATCCACTGGGTTTCTGCACAACACGCGATTCCCGCCGAGGTTCGGCTCTACGACCGGCTGTTCAACGTGCCACACCCGAGCGGCGACAAGGAACGCGACTTCATCGAACACCTCAACCCGGCGTCGCTCGAGATCCTCGACACGGCTTGGTTGGAACCCACGCTGGCCGACGCGCCCCCCGGCCAGCCGTTCCAGTTCGAACGCCTCGGCTACTTCGCCCCCGATCTCGATAGCACCCCGGAGCAGCCGATCTTCAACCGCGCGGTAACCCTGCGCGACACCTGGGCGAAGATCGAGAAGGAGCTCGGAGGGGCCTGA
- a CDS encoding response regulator transcription factor, whose protein sequence is MPAPRYPQVYLVDDDPDVRTAVSLLLKSADFRVTACADAQSLLDCVDVETPGCLVLDVRLPDMDGLTLQRELKARAVGMPVIFITGHGDIPMAVRAVSEGALDFLEKPFHDSALLEGVEHALALDAERRAGAAGIAEVEERLGSLTPREREVLEKLLDGKPNKLIARDLDVSVRTVEIHRANLMQKMGARSASHLARLALACVEYRNRLTPG, encoded by the coding sequence ATGCCCGCCCCTAGATATCCACAGGTCTACCTGGTCGACGACGACCCGGACGTCCGTACCGCCGTGAGCCTGCTGCTGAAGAGCGCCGATTTCCGTGTCACCGCCTGCGCGGATGCACAGTCTCTGCTGGACTGCGTCGATGTCGAGACTCCCGGTTGTCTCGTCCTCGACGTGCGCCTGCCGGACATGGACGGGCTCACGCTGCAGCGCGAACTCAAGGCACGAGCCGTGGGCATGCCGGTGATTTTCATCACCGGCCACGGCGACATCCCGATGGCGGTGCGGGCGGTCAGCGAGGGTGCCCTGGATTTCCTCGAGAAACCCTTTCACGACAGCGCCCTGCTGGAGGGCGTCGAACATGCCCTGGCACTGGACGCGGAACGGCGCGCAGGCGCCGCGGGCATCGCCGAGGTCGAGGAGCGGCTGGGATCCCTGACCCCGCGCGAGCGCGAGGTGCTGGAAAAGCTGCTGGACGGCAAGCCCAACAAACTGATCGCGCGCGACCTCGACGTCAGCGTACGCACGGTCGAGATCCACCGCGCGAACCTGATGCAGAAAATGGGCGCGAGAAGCGCCTCCCACCTCGCCCGCCTGGCCCTGGCTTGCGTCGAATACCGGAACCGACTGACCCCCGGCTGA
- a CDS encoding ATP-binding protein, with product MPTAPIPVPQPWTARPAALPWVWLAGRSVMLVALYYAVGLWGFVFTPDAHGIPLVWPATGVGLAFVYLYGYRLIPAVGFASALVAWQFTGDMVPLLETLGTVTATMAGVALGAYALHRLGFSPRLERLRDVGLLLSVGALTGSGLAATAGAWGIAVGMDELSFTDTWWLCWMADLMGLALVAPVLMTWLGAPLARPTDRAYLKGFLLIASLISVTAVVYSGFLPAGVAMPLSYAAFPLVMLAALRCPVQVTTTLMLAGGGIALSGTGWGLGPFAELGLDTSLLSLNAQLALLVLTGLVLTALRGEREAAETRARRHLDQLARAGRLSTLGELSAGLAHELNQPLCALASYAQASKRLLERGRMDELGEALSQLDAGAHRAAETVRQMRAFAAGQAPERRTIRPDALVRPVLDLLRPEFRSRHLRLELKVEPHLPAVTVAPVQIEQVLVNLLRNAIEALEGRRDGRVELGLQREADHLQLHIRDNGPGIPPYRLAGLFDPFSTWKENGLGLGLSISRSLVEAHGGCLTVSNMPEGGAEFRFTLPLEHSDARP from the coding sequence ATGCCGACAGCCCCGATCCCCGTCCCGCAGCCGTGGACTGCCCGGCCCGCCGCCCTGCCCTGGGTCTGGCTGGCCGGGCGCAGTGTCATGCTGGTCGCACTGTACTACGCGGTGGGACTGTGGGGCTTCGTCTTTACACCCGATGCGCACGGCATCCCGCTGGTCTGGCCGGCCACCGGGGTCGGACTGGCCTTCGTCTACCTGTACGGATATCGCCTGATACCCGCAGTGGGTTTCGCATCCGCGCTGGTCGCATGGCAATTCACGGGCGACATGGTCCCGCTACTGGAAACCCTCGGCACCGTCACCGCAACCATGGCCGGTGTGGCGCTGGGCGCCTATGCGTTGCACCGTCTCGGGTTCTCGCCACGACTGGAACGCCTGCGCGATGTCGGTTTGCTGCTGAGTGTCGGAGCCCTGACCGGATCGGGGCTGGCCGCGACCGCCGGTGCCTGGGGCATCGCGGTAGGCATGGACGAGCTCAGTTTCACCGACACCTGGTGGCTGTGCTGGATGGCGGATCTGATGGGGCTCGCACTGGTCGCACCGGTGCTGATGACCTGGCTCGGTGCTCCTTTGGCACGGCCGACGGACCGGGCCTACCTGAAGGGCTTCCTGTTGATCGCGAGCCTGATCTCGGTGACTGCTGTCGTGTATTCGGGGTTCCTGCCCGCAGGCGTCGCGATGCCGCTGTCCTATGCGGCCTTCCCGCTGGTGATGCTCGCGGCACTGCGCTGCCCGGTTCAGGTCACCACGACCCTGATGCTGGCCGGAGGCGGCATCGCGCTGTCGGGTACCGGCTGGGGTCTGGGGCCGTTCGCCGAACTGGGGCTGGACACGAGCCTGCTGTCGCTGAATGCACAGCTCGCGCTGCTGGTACTGACCGGGCTGGTGCTGACCGCGCTGCGCGGCGAACGCGAGGCCGCGGAAACCCGCGCGCGCCGGCATCTCGATCAGCTGGCGCGGGCCGGTCGGCTAAGCACACTCGGTGAACTCTCTGCAGGCCTGGCGCACGAACTGAACCAGCCGCTGTGCGCGCTGGCGAGCTATGCCCAGGCCAGCAAGCGGCTGCTCGAGCGCGGCCGGATGGACGAACTCGGCGAAGCGCTGTCCCAGCTCGATGCCGGCGCACACCGCGCCGCCGAAACCGTACGTCAGATGCGCGCCTTTGCGGCCGGCCAGGCCCCCGAGCGCCGGACGATCCGTCCGGATGCGCTCGTCCGCCCGGTACTCGATCTGCTGCGTCCCGAGTTCCGCAGCCGCCACCTGCGACTCGAGCTGAAGGTCGAGCCTCATCTCCCTGCCGTCACGGTCGCGCCGGTCCAGATCGAGCAGGTGCTGGTGAACCTGTTGCGCAACGCGATCGAGGCTCTCGAGGGCCGGCGGGACGGTCGGGTCGAACTCGGACTGCAGCGCGAGGCGGACCACCTGCAGCTTCACATCCGCGACAACGGCCCGGGCATCCCCCCGTACCGGCTGGCTGGCCTGTTCGACCCATTTTCCACCTGGAAGGAGAACGGCCTGGGCCTGGGACTTTCGATCAGCCGGTCGCTGGTCGAGGCCCACGGGGGCTGCCTGACGGTAAGCAACATGCCCGAGGGTGGCGCCGAGTTCCGCTTCACCCTGCCCCTGGAGCACAGCGATGCCCGCCCCTAG
- a CDS encoding HIT domain-containing protein, which yields MGVMNGSAGFALDARLQRDSIAVGELALCRLLLMRNADYPWFVLVPRRADVTELHHLPIAQAVQLLEESRALSAAMAAAFVPRCLNVAKLGNVVEQLHLHHVARVPEDPAWPGPIWGRAAARLHDPRSADAVITRLLGHLTLPLC from the coding sequence ATGGGCGTGATGAACGGGTCCGCGGGGTTCGCACTCGATGCACGGCTCCAGCGGGACAGCATCGCGGTGGGCGAACTGGCGCTGTGCCGCCTGCTGTTGATGCGCAATGCCGATTATCCGTGGTTCGTCCTGGTGCCGCGCCGGGCGGACGTGACCGAGCTTCACCATCTGCCGATCGCGCAGGCCGTGCAGTTGCTCGAAGAATCGCGAGCGCTGTCGGCCGCCATGGCGGCCGCCTTTGTGCCCCGGTGCCTGAACGTGGCCAAGTTGGGCAACGTGGTGGAACAGCTCCATCTTCACCATGTCGCTCGGGTACCGGAGGATCCGGCGTGGCCTGGGCCGATCTGGGGTCGCGCGGCTGCGCGGCTGCACGATCCGCGCAGTGCCGATGCGGTGATCACCCGGCTCCTGGGCCACCTGACCCTGCCCCTGTGCTGA
- a CDS encoding alpha/beta fold hydrolase, with product MPALRIVVGCLIALLLAACGRIQVQPAGPPVQEPELRNAAAVMADGYRLPIHRWVQDRAPDTVVLGLHGFGDYGQAYAALKEALVDTGLAAVYAYDQRGFGATERPGIWAGGETLAADLHAVVELLRQRYPDARIVLVAESMGGAVTLRALANDPVPDVDGVILLAPAVWGEQTMPWYQRLGLAVMLRIAPGATFSGDAVADLGIRPTDDPEVIEALRRDPMVQKEARVDTLHGVTELMTEVFDGPARFPVPTLLLYGLRDQVIPPGPVCEWLGRVSATEGDRFRMVLYPDGYHMLTRYLGATDPLTDIAAWLENSQAGVHRGAEVDLEQARNRICALPSKGLRERRRR from the coding sequence ATGCCGGCGCTGCGGATTGTTGTCGGGTGTCTGATCGCGCTGCTGCTGGCCGCCTGTGGCCGAATACAGGTGCAGCCGGCCGGTCCGCCGGTGCAGGAGCCGGAACTGCGCAATGCGGCGGCGGTGATGGCCGACGGATACCGCCTGCCGATCCACCGATGGGTTCAGGATCGAGCACCCGACACGGTCGTGCTGGGCCTGCACGGCTTCGGGGACTACGGCCAGGCCTATGCCGCTCTCAAGGAGGCACTCGTGGACACCGGGCTGGCTGCGGTTTACGCCTACGATCAGCGCGGCTTCGGTGCCACCGAACGGCCGGGTATCTGGGCCGGTGGCGAGACGCTGGCGGCCGATCTGCATGCGGTCGTGGAACTGCTGCGCCAGCGGTATCCGGACGCCCGGATCGTGCTGGTGGCCGAGAGCATGGGGGGTGCAGTGACCCTGCGCGCGCTGGCGAACGATCCGGTGCCGGATGTCGACGGGGTGATCCTGCTCGCCCCGGCGGTCTGGGGCGAGCAGACGATGCCCTGGTACCAGCGGCTGGGTCTTGCCGTGATGCTGCGGATCGCCCCCGGTGCGACATTCTCCGGCGACGCGGTGGCCGACCTCGGGATCCGGCCGACCGATGATCCGGAGGTGATCGAAGCCCTCAGGCGGGACCCGATGGTGCAGAAGGAGGCCCGGGTCGACACGCTGCACGGCGTGACCGAACTGATGACGGAGGTGTTCGACGGACCGGCCCGGTTCCCGGTGCCCACGCTGCTGCTCTACGGCCTGCGGGACCAGGTGATTCCGCCAGGGCCGGTCTGCGAGTGGCTGGGCCGCGTGTCCGCAACGGAAGGCGACCGCTTCCGGATGGTGCTGTATCCCGACGGCTACCACATGCTGACGCGTTACCTCGGCGCCACGGATCCGTTGACGGACATCGCCGCCTGGCTCGAGAACTCTCAGGCGGGGGTTCATCGCGGCGCCGAGGTGGACCTGGAACAGGCCCGTAACCGTATCTGCGCGTTGCCTTCGAAAGGTCTCCGGGAACGCCGCCGACGGTGA
- a CDS encoding sulfur globule family protein: MRKAMKVLAAAALVGAFAIPMQSSAWWGGPGYGYGPHYGPGYGYGPGYGRGLGDWFGLGDMFGDFDFTARGRGHGYGRGHGYGDYYGYGRPYGYGYAPHYGAPYYGGPWGAPAPQQQAPAEAE, from the coding sequence ATGCGTAAAGCGATGAAGGTTCTGGCGGCTGCCGCTCTGGTCGGTGCGTTTGCGATCCCCATGCAGTCCAGCGCCTGGTGGGGCGGCCCGGGCTACGGCTACGGCCCGCACTACGGTCCCGGCTACGGCTACGGCCCGGGGTATGGTCGCGGTCTGGGTGACTGGTTCGGCCTCGGCGACATGTTCGGCGACTTCGACTTCACCGCCCGCGGTCGCGGCCACGGCTATGGCCGCGGTCATGGCTACGGCGACTACTATGGCTACGGTCGTCCGTACGGCTACGGCTACGCCCCGCACTACGGTGCCCCGTACTACGGTGGTCCGTGGGGCGCGCCGGCTCCGCAGCAGCAGGCTCCGGCCGAGGCCGAGTAA
- a CDS encoding Maf family protein, with protein sequence MAPARPLVLASTSSYRRALLQRLGLDFQTAAPGIDESPFPNEAPEAMVARLAAAKAADVARDHPAALVIGSDQCAAVNGRILGKPGSHERASEQLAALSGRRVVFYTGLCLIDSAGNRQWLETVPYAVEMRSLASEEIERYLRVDRPYDCAGSFRSEGLGIALFRRMEGEDPTALIGLPLIRLCDWLREAGLPIPPDAPSGRSAG encoded by the coding sequence ATGGCGCCTGCCCGGCCCCTGGTACTGGCCTCGACCTCCTCGTACCGCAGGGCGCTGCTGCAGCGGCTCGGTCTGGACTTCCAGACCGCAGCCCCCGGGATCGACGAGTCGCCGTTCCCCAACGAAGCCCCGGAGGCGATGGTGGCACGACTGGCCGCGGCCAAGGCCGCCGACGTGGCACGCGATCATCCCGCGGCTCTGGTCATCGGCTCCGACCAGTGCGCGGCGGTGAACGGCCGGATCCTCGGCAAGCCCGGCTCCCACGAGCGCGCCAGCGAGCAGTTGGCGGCGCTGTCCGGCCGGCGAGTGGTCTTCTACACTGGCCTGTGCTTGATCGACAGCGCCGGCAACCGGCAGTGGTTGGAGACGGTACCGTATGCGGTGGAGATGCGTTCGCTCGCGTCCGAGGAGATCGAGCGCTACCTCCGTGTCGATCGGCCGTATGACTGCGCGGGCAGCTTCCGGTCCGAGGGGCTCGGCATCGCCCTGTTCAGGCGCATGGAGGGCGAAGACCCCACCGCGCTGATCGGCCTGCCCCTGATCCGTCTCTGCGACTGGCTGCGGGAGGCCGGCCTGCCGATACCCCCGGATGCGCCGTCCGGGCGAAGCGCCGGCTGA
- the oadA gene encoding sodium-extruding oxaloacetate decarboxylase subunit alpha: MSRVHITDVTLRDGHQSLIATRLRTEDMLPICAQLDRIGFHSLEAWGGATFDACIRFLKEDPWERLHRLKAALPNTPLQMLLRGQNLLGYRHYADDVVRSFVQRSAAGGIAIFRIFDAMNDIRNLRVAIEATREADAHAQGTICYTTSPVHTPRQFVAMAREMVEMGAQSVAIKDMAGLLTPSATHELVTDLVDAVDVPIHLHAHATSGLSELCHWQAIEAGCRHIETAISAFAGGTSHPPTESMVAALAGTRFDTGLDLAALQEIGAYFREVRKKYARFESGYTGVDTRVQTNQVPGGMISNLANQLRDQDALDQFDAVLVEIPKVREALGYPPLVTPTSQIVGTQAVMNILAGERYKVITNEVKHYLMGHYGRTPGPVNPIIRGKAIGNAEVVECRPADRIAPEMDQLRADVAELAVNEEDVLTYALFPEIGRQFLEQRAEGTLVPEPLNPPQATTAEGCPAPVEFNVTFHGETYHIKVTGSGHRREDSRPLYVTVDGLPEEVLLETLDEIDLAPATVSRSDTGKRARKGHPRRATRPGDVTTSMPGTVIDVLVSEGQQVTAGDPVLVLEAMKMESEIPAPVTGVVKAVNVTKGQAANPDDALIEIEA; this comes from the coding sequence ATGAGCCGAGTTCACATTACGGATGTCACCCTGCGCGATGGCCACCAGAGCCTGATCGCGACCCGCCTGCGCACCGAGGACATGCTGCCGATCTGTGCGCAGCTGGACCGGATCGGCTTCCACTCGCTCGAGGCGTGGGGCGGCGCCACCTTTGACGCCTGCATACGCTTCCTGAAGGAGGATCCCTGGGAACGGCTGCACCGGCTGAAGGCGGCCCTGCCGAATACACCGCTGCAGATGCTTTTGCGCGGCCAGAACCTGCTGGGTTACCGCCACTATGCGGACGACGTGGTGCGCAGCTTCGTGCAACGCAGCGCGGCCGGTGGCATCGCGATCTTCCGCATCTTCGACGCGATGAACGACATCCGCAACCTGCGCGTGGCGATCGAGGCCACCCGCGAGGCCGACGCGCATGCGCAGGGCACGATCTGCTATACCACCAGCCCGGTACATACCCCGCGCCAGTTCGTGGCGATGGCGCGCGAGATGGTCGAAATGGGCGCCCAGAGCGTCGCGATCAAGGACATGGCGGGGCTGCTCACCCCGAGTGCGACCCACGAACTGGTCACCGACCTGGTCGACGCGGTCGACGTGCCGATCCACCTGCATGCCCATGCCACCTCCGGTCTGTCCGAGCTGTGCCACTGGCAGGCGATCGAGGCCGGGTGCCGGCACATCGAGACGGCCATCTCCGCGTTCGCCGGCGGCACCAGCCACCCGCCCACCGAAAGCATGGTCGCCGCGCTCGCGGGTACCCGCTTCGACACCGGGCTGGACCTGGCCGCACTGCAGGAGATCGGCGCCTACTTCCGCGAGGTGCGCAAGAAATACGCGCGCTTCGAGAGCGGCTATACCGGCGTCGACACGCGGGTCCAGACCAATCAGGTTCCCGGCGGCATGATCTCCAACCTCGCGAATCAGCTCCGGGACCAGGACGCGCTGGATCAGTTCGACGCGGTGCTGGTCGAGATCCCGAAGGTACGCGAGGCTCTCGGCTATCCGCCGCTGGTCACACCGACGTCCCAGATCGTCGGCACGCAGGCGGTGATGAACATTCTCGCCGGCGAACGCTACAAGGTGATCACCAACGAGGTGAAGCATTACCTGATGGGTCATTACGGCCGCACGCCCGGTCCGGTGAACCCGATCATCCGTGGCAAAGCGATCGGCAATGCCGAGGTCGTCGAATGCCGCCCGGCGGACCGGATCGCCCCGGAGATGGATCAGTTGCGCGCGGACGTCGCCGAACTCGCGGTGAACGAGGAGGACGTGCTCACCTACGCCCTGTTCCCCGAGATCGGCCGGCAGTTCCTCGAACAGCGCGCCGAGGGCACCTTGGTTCCCGAACCGCTGAACCCGCCGCAGGCAACCACGGCCGAGGGCTGCCCCGCCCCGGTCGAGTTCAACGTGACCTTCCATGGCGAGACCTACCACATCAAGGTTACCGGCAGCGGCCACCGCCGGGAGGATTCGCGACCGCTCTACGTGACGGTGGACGGCCTGCCCGAAGAGGTGCTGCTGGAAACCCTGGACGAGATCGACCTGGCCCCGGCCACGGTCAGCCGCAGTGACACGGGCAAGCGAGCGCGCAAGGGCCACCCCCGCCGGGCCACCCGCCCCGGGGACGTGACCACCTCGATGCCCGGTACCGTGATCGACGTGCTGGTTTCCGAGGGACAACAGGTCACCGCCGGCGATCCGGTACTGGTGCTCGAGGCGATGAAGATGGAATCGGAGATTCCCGCGCCGGTTACCGGCGTCGTGAAGGCGGTGAACGTGACCAAGGGCCAGGCCGCGAATCCGGATGACGCACTGATCGAGATCGAGGCCTGA
- a CDS encoding acetyl-CoA carboxylase biotin carboxylase subunit, which translates to MIRIRKLLIANRGEIAVRLIRACAETGITSVAVFTDADRHALHVKKADESYSIGPDTLGGYLNMHRLINVARAAGCDAVHPGYGFLSENPDFAEACESRGIRFVGPSPEVIRRMGDKVAARAAMIEAGVPVVPGSDGNLESLEAALATAEKVGYPVMLKATNGGGGRGIRLCTDPASLERNYERVRSEATRAFGSTEIFLEKAIVNPRHIEVQILADAHGHVAHLYERDCSIQRRHQKLVEIAPSPQLSEKQRSHVGELAVRAAQAVGYQNAGTVEFLLDHDGSFYFMEMNTRLQVEHPVTEMITGIDIVQEQLRVARGLPLRYRQDQISRRGFAIEFRINAEDPEHDFLPSFGRITRYFAPGGPGIRTDGAIYTGYQIPPHYDSMCAKLICWALDWELLLSRADRALRDIGVFGVKTTIPYHLAIVNHPAFKTGNFDTGFIAAHPELTQSPATRSNRNVAVAIAAALAAHHGL; encoded by the coding sequence GTGATCCGCATCCGCAAGCTGCTTATCGCCAACCGCGGTGAAATCGCGGTCCGGCTCATCCGCGCCTGTGCCGAGACTGGCATCACTTCCGTGGCCGTGTTCACCGATGCCGACCGCCACGCGCTGCACGTGAAGAAGGCGGACGAATCGTATTCAATCGGCCCGGACACGCTCGGCGGGTACCTGAACATGCACCGGTTGATCAACGTCGCCCGCGCCGCCGGCTGCGACGCGGTGCACCCGGGCTACGGCTTTCTGTCCGAAAACCCCGACTTCGCGGAGGCCTGCGAATCCCGCGGCATCCGCTTCGTCGGCCCGTCGCCGGAGGTGATCCGTCGCATGGGCGACAAGGTCGCCGCGCGTGCCGCGATGATCGAGGCCGGGGTTCCGGTGGTGCCCGGCTCGGATGGCAACCTCGAGAGCCTGGAGGCCGCGCTGGCAACGGCCGAGAAGGTCGGGTACCCGGTGATGCTGAAGGCGACCAACGGCGGCGGCGGCCGCGGCATTCGTCTGTGCACCGACCCGGCGAGCCTGGAGCGCAACTACGAACGCGTTCGCTCCGAGGCAACGCGCGCATTCGGCAGTACCGAGATCTTCCTGGAAAAGGCGATCGTAAACCCCCGGCACATCGAGGTTCAGATCCTCGCCGATGCCCACGGGCACGTGGCCCACCTGTACGAGCGCGACTGCTCGATCCAGCGCCGCCACCAGAAACTGGTCGAGATCGCGCCGTCACCGCAGCTGAGCGAGAAGCAGCGCAGCCATGTCGGCGAACTGGCGGTGCGCGCGGCGCAGGCCGTCGGGTACCAGAATGCCGGCACGGTCGAGTTCCTTCTCGACCACGATGGATCATTCTATTTCATGGAGATGAATACGCGACTTCAAGTAGAACATCCGGTAACGGAGATGATCACCGGTATCGACATCGTGCAGGAACAGCTGCGGGTCGCCCGCGGTCTGCCGCTTCGCTACCGTCAGGACCAGATCAGCCGGCGCGGCTTCGCGATTGAATTCCGAATCAACGCCGAGGATCCGGAACACGACTTCCTGCCGAGTTTCGGACGCATCACGCGCTATTTCGCGCCGGGCGGTCCCGGGATCCGGACCGACGGTGCGATTTATACCGGCTACCAGATTCCGCCGCACTACGACTCGATGTGTGCAAAGCTGATCTGCTGGGCGCTGGATTGGGAGCTGCTGCTGAGCCGGGCCGACCGGGCACTGCGCGACATCGGCGTGTTCGGGGTCAAGACCACGATCCCGTACCACCTTGCGATCGTAAACCACCCGGCTTTCAAGACCGGCAATTTCGACACCGGGTTCATCGCAGCCCACCCCGAGCTGACGCAGAGCCCGGCGACGCGTTCCAACCGCAACGTCGCCGTCGCCATCGCAGCGGCCCTCGCCGCACATCACGGCCTGTAG